A single window of Bacillota bacterium DNA harbors:
- a CDS encoding glycosyltransferase family 2 protein: MENILVSVIIPTYKRAEFLQRAINSVLAQTYKNVEILVVDDNGNGTPYRKETEKFISKLYADNDKIKYIKNENNIGGSYTRNRGAEESTGDYICFLDDDDIIAPKKIEDQLKYMVENDLDLSFTDAKICNQDGHIVDVRDHSRYVKSLDNESLLKYHLLYHLALTDSYMFKRDGFFRTGGFENRFASQEYMLMLNAIERNLKIGYLRGMYAIQYLHEGERISSSRNRAKFDKDLYNIKKQYFYILSNRERRFIRFRYHAALLAYNIRRGRLINACAHGLAAFFISPVYFFRESGSMFLRVKRLNATGDGNGGL; encoded by the coding sequence ATGGAAAATATCCTAGTCAGCGTAATTATTCCTACATATAAACGGGCGGAATTTCTGCAGCGGGCTATAAACAGTGTGCTTGCTCAGACGTATAAAAATGTAGAGATATTAGTCGTAGACGACAATGGAAACGGCACCCCTTACCGTAAAGAGACTGAAAAATTTATAAGCAAGCTGTATGCAGATAATGACAAGATAAAATATATTAAAAATGAAAATAATATCGGCGGTTCTTATACAAGAAACCGGGGCGCGGAAGAATCGACCGGGGATTATATATGCTTTCTTGACGACGACGATATTATTGCACCAAAAAAAATCGAAGATCAGCTTAAATATATGGTTGAAAACGATCTTGACTTGTCTTTTACAGACGCTAAAATATGCAACCAGGACGGTCATATAGTGGACGTACGGGATCATAGCAGATATGTTAAAAGCCTTGATAATGAGTCACTTTTAAAATATCATTTGCTTTATCATCTTGCCCTTACAGATTCATATATGTTTAAAAGAGACGGTTTTTTCCGCACGGGCGGGTTTGAAAACAGGTTTGCCTCACAGGAATATATGCTTATGCTAAATGCTATTGAAAGGAATCTTAAGATCGGATATTTAAGGGGGATGTACGCTATCCAATATCTGCATGAGGGTGAACGGATATCGTCGTCACGAAATAGGGCGAAGTTTGATAAGGATTTGTATAATATTAAAAAACAATACTTTTATATTCTTTCAAATAGGGAAAGACGTTTTATCCGCTTTCGTTATCATGCCGCACTGCTTGCCTATAATATCAGGAGAGGCAGGCTTATAAATGCTTGTGCACACGGTTTAGCGGCGTTTTTTATTTCACCGGTATACTTTTTCCGAGAGTCCGGTTCCATGTTTTTGAGAGTGAAAAGGCTGAATGCCACGGGTGACGGAAATGGTGGATTATGA
- the rlmB gene encoding 23S rRNA (guanosine(2251)-2'-O)-methyltransferase RlmB — MKNQDNLNSEGIIAGRNPVLEALKSKRPPEKIFVARGEREGSIVRIISLARELKIPVQEADRVKLDHLAGISAHQGVVAYIQQKEYVEVKDILESAKEKGESPFVVIADEITDPHNLGAIIRTAEAAGAHGVIISKNRSTGITAAVVKASAGAVIHMPVAKVSNIAETIESLKKEGLWIYGADAEGTSNLFETNLSGSVGIVVGSEGEGLGRLVKERCDFLLSIPMAGKVNSLNASVAAGILMYEVVRQKNIKR, encoded by the coding sequence TTGAAAAATCAGGATAATTTAAACAGTGAAGGAATAATAGCGGGAAGAAATCCGGTGCTTGAGGCGCTGAAAAGTAAACGACCGCCTGAAAAGATATTTGTTGCAAGGGGAGAAAGAGAAGGCTCGATAGTACGTATCATCTCTCTTGCAAGAGAACTGAAAATTCCGGTGCAGGAGGCTGACAGAGTTAAACTTGACCATCTTGCAGGAATATCGGCACACCAAGGTGTTGTTGCATATATCCAGCAAAAAGAATATGTTGAGGTTAAGGATATTCTTGAATCAGCCAAAGAAAAGGGCGAGTCGCCCTTTGTCGTAATAGCCGACGAGATTACCGACCCGCACAATCTTGGCGCTATTATTAGGACAGCAGAAGCTGCAGGGGCACATGGCGTGATCATATCTAAAAACCGCAGTACAGGCATAACAGCTGCTGTTGTAAAAGCTTCAGCGGGCGCTGTTATTCATATGCCTGTTGCTAAAGTATCAAATATTGCTGAGACAATCGAGTCGCTTAAAAAAGAGGGACTTTGGATTTATGGTGCCGATGCAGAGGGAACATCAAATCTTTTTGAGACGAATTTGTCCGGTTCTGTCGGCATTGTTGTCGGAAGCGAGGGCGAGGGGCTTGGCAGGCTTGTAAAGGAACGCTGTGATTTTCTGCTGTCTATTCCGATGGCTGGGAAAGTCAATTCACTAAACGCATCTGTCGCAGCCGGAATATTAATGTATGAGGTCGTTCGGCAGAAAAATATAAAACGGTAG
- a CDS encoding ChbG/HpnK family deacetylase, translated as MESVIITADDYGMSPAVNKAIEACAKSGAVTSTNVMVNLGYYESAAELKNKYRGISIGIHFCLTTGKALLPHREIPTLTEDDGSFFTLSELNARLKRGSVDKKDAVKELTAQYDRFREVVGQPDYWCSHEHVHVAPGLFYTISELSQHFCISAMRNNRKIFVGGKPAALSRAKSAVLGLMAGVEKRKGVWMPDGLLTFVNKEDKLNLDAYKGINQGGYRFAELMIHPATEIDSLYFGKLSEMRFSEYKFFSDPLLPQKLQSFGVKLSNFEGEGS; from the coding sequence ATGGAATCCGTTATAATAACGGCTGACGATTACGGTATGTCTCCGGCGGTGAATAAGGCTATAGAGGCATGCGCGAAATCTGGCGCTGTTACATCGACGAACGTTATGGTGAATTTGGGATACTATGAGAGTGCCGCAGAGCTTAAAAATAAGTATCGCGGTATTTCTATCGGGATTCACTTTTGCCTTACGACAGGAAAGGCTCTTCTGCCGCACAGAGAGATTCCCACTCTCACAGAGGATGATGGCTCTTTTTTTACCCTTTCGGAATTAAATGCTCGGCTTAAGAGGGGGAGCGTCGATAAAAAGGATGCTGTAAAGGAGCTGACCGCTCAGTACGATAGGTTCAGGGAAGTCGTGGGACAGCCGGACTATTGGTGTTCTCACGAACATGTGCACGTAGCTCCCGGGCTGTTTTATACTATTTCGGAGCTTTCACAGCATTTTTGCATCAGCGCGATGAGAAATAACAGAAAAATATTTGTAGGGGGAAAACCCGCAGCTCTCTCAAGGGCAAAATCCGCAGTATTGGGGCTTATGGCGGGGGTAGAAAAGAGAAAAGGGGTTTGGATGCCCGACGGGCTTTTGACCTTTGTTAATAAAGAAGACAAGCTTAATTTAGATGCATATAAAGGTATTAACCAGGGCGGATATCGTTTTGCCGAGCTTATGATACACCCTGCGACTGAAATAGACAGTCTATATTTTGGAAAGCTTTCTGAAATGAGATTTTCAGAGTATAAGTTTTTTTCCGACCCTCTTTTGCCGCAAAAGCTTCAAAGCTTTGGAGTCAAACTCAGTAATTTTGAAGGAGAAGGCAGCTGA
- a CDS encoding AMP-binding protein, giving the protein MSFLKKVFVKAPFFVKRIFINAEAVRRDYFRRYGDYNELLKNADINYIMTSGYNVEKEELFRKLIENASLHVPKYRNCTALSLSEIGKLPLLHKSDIREHYDEYLSDKIDKKTCFKGITSGSTGTAVSYYRDRESVRLSQLYAEKLLEFAGLRQGDRRARISGVSLIPFECEKPPFWVYIDRYKQLQMSAYHIKSGNAGKYINAMRRYNVTFGTGYATAWLFLAEYVLKENLTVPKLSAIVTDSEGITQSQQEKVEKAFNCPVYQTYGLSETGQLAFQCRHGSYHIVPSVCHIEILDSDGKPAPKGTLGEIAVTSLIANDTPVIRYLTGDLGVMGKEPCACGWNTDYLEHIEGRVDDYILTPDGRRIGRLSHIAKTMKGVLQSQIVQTAPDSVVIRVVQDRDFDESSMEETVKNAAAYLGNMKVRWENTNELERTKNGKVRFVIRKI; this is encoded by the coding sequence ATGTCTTTTTTAAAAAAAGTGTTTGTAAAAGCGCCCTTTTTTGTAAAAAGGATCTTTATAAATGCAGAGGCGGTAAGACGGGACTATTTCCGCCGCTATGGCGATTATAACGAGCTTTTAAAAAACGCTGATATTAATTACATAATGACTTCGGGATATAATGTGGAGAAAGAAGAACTTTTCAGAAAACTTATTGAGAATGCGTCTTTGCACGTGCCCAAATACCGTAATTGCACTGCTTTAAGCCTTTCTGAAATAGGAAAGCTGCCGCTTTTACATAAAAGTGATATAAGAGAACACTATGATGAATATTTATCTGATAAGATAGATAAAAAAACCTGTTTCAAAGGCATAACAAGCGGCTCGACAGGAACAGCAGTTTCATATTACCGTGACAGGGAAAGCGTAAGGCTAAGCCAGCTTTACGCTGAAAAACTGCTTGAGTTTGCAGGATTAAGACAGGGGGACAGGCGAGCCCGCATATCCGGTGTAAGCCTAATCCCGTTTGAATGTGAAAAACCGCCCTTTTGGGTCTATATAGATAGATATAAACAGCTTCAGATGTCGGCATACCATATTAAATCAGGCAATGCTGGCAAATACATTAACGCTATGAGGCGTTATAATGTGACTTTCGGCACAGGATACGCGACAGCGTGGCTTTTCCTTGCTGAATACGTGTTAAAAGAGAATCTGACCGTGCCAAAACTCTCTGCAATCGTTACAGACAGCGAGGGTATCACGCAAAGCCAACAGGAAAAAGTAGAAAAAGCATTTAACTGCCCTGTTTATCAGACATATGGCCTGTCCGAAACGGGACAGCTTGCTTTTCAGTGCAGACACGGAAGTTATCATATCGTTCCATCCGTGTGCCATATAGAGATTCTTGACAGTGACGGGAAGCCTGCCCCTAAGGGAACGCTCGGCGAGATAGCTGTCACAAGTCTTATTGCAAATGATACGCCGGTGATCAGGTATCTTACGGGAGACCTCGGGGTAATGGGGAAAGAGCCATGTGCTTGTGGATGGAATACCGATTATCTTGAACATATAGAGGGACGGGTGGACGATTATATCCTGACTCCCGACGGGCGCAGGATAGGGCGTCTTTCACATATTGCTAAAACTATGAAGGGTGTGCTGCAAAGCCAGATCGTTCAGACAGCGCCGGACAGCGTTGTGATACGCGTTGTTCAGGATAGAGATTTTGACGAAAGCTCGATGGAGGAAACGGTTAAAAACGCGGCAGCGTATCTTGGCAATATGAAAGTAAGATGGGAAAATACAAACGAGCTTGAACGGACTAAAAACGGCAAGGTTCGATTTGTCATAAGAAAAATATAA
- a CDS encoding glycosyltransferase family 2 protein, which translates to MAKVQVLVAAMNESEDDALYSRMRLTTDAVIANQCGKCGKTELKVIDNELVIISTEQKGVGRNRNTALSYATGDILVFADEDMVYEDSYDSMIKKAFEELPDADCIIFDIKNDNPRGVEAPNVNKIRRLHIFNSMKFGAARLAVRRNSLCRANVWFSLLFGGGARYGSGEDSIFIADCIRKGLKIYTYPALIATVNQEDSTWFTGINDSYFYDKGALLAAIFPKLMFIMSWVFAFRFKKSADEFSVFKIHKLLKNGMRGFKKL; encoded by the coding sequence ATGGCAAAAGTCCAGGTTTTAGTTGCCGCTATGAACGAAAGTGAAGATGACGCTTTATATTCCCGAATGCGTCTCACGACTGACGCAGTGATCGCGAATCAGTGCGGGAAATGCGGAAAAACTGAGCTAAAGGTAATTGATAATGAGCTTGTTATTATTTCGACTGAGCAGAAGGGCGTAGGCAGAAACCGCAATACGGCACTTTCATATGCAACGGGGGATATCCTTGTTTTCGCCGACGAGGATATGGTATACGAGGATTCGTATGACAGCATGATTAAAAAGGCGTTTGAAGAACTGCCGGATGCAGACTGCATCATTTTTGACATTAAAAATGACAACCCAAGAGGAGTTGAAGCACCAAACGTAAACAAGATACGCAGGCTTCATATCTTCAATTCCATGAAGTTCGGGGCGGCTCGTCTTGCCGTAAGGCGAAACAGTCTCTGTCGGGCAAACGTATGGTTCAGCCTTTTGTTTGGAGGAGGCGCACGATACGGTTCAGGCGAGGATTCCATATTTATTGCTGACTGCATAAGAAAAGGGCTAAAAATCTATACATACCCTGCTCTTATTGCTACTGTAAATCAGGAGGATTCAACCTGGTTCACAGGCATAAACGACAGTTATTTTTACGATAAAGGCGCACTTTTGGCGGCGATATTTCCAAAGCTTATGTTTATTATGTCATGGGTTTTCGCCTTCAGATTTAAAAAGTCAGCGGATGAGTTCAGTGTATTTAAAATACATAAATTGCTGAAAAACGGTATGCGCGGTTTTAAGAAATTATAA
- a CDS encoding glycosyltransferase, with product MVDYDLLALGGLYPKGHEEEVLRKTVYGLQFASNAHLWNIINGLDSVLDRPVSILNMLPVGSYPKRYRDMYIKEYAFSHAEGARDLNAGYLNITVVKKLSRMLAVRKHIKRWLKKDDGKKKVLIIYAVVSEYLAAAKMIKKLHHKVHVCLIVPDLPAFTDVDKSQGVILNKMAEYKTNNAFRKIKYIDSFVLLTESMHDYFGITKPYIVIEGITDGALRNVHEIESDELKTIVYTGTLAKKFGIMELLNAFSKLDGEKFRLAICGDGEARQDILRYAESDDRIRFLGAVSREEALKVQREATLLVNPRRGDEDFTKYSFPSKLIEYMAAARPVICFKLPGIPAEYDDYLCYFEGETPDKMAESMKRILNKSRSELDDIGKKNYKFVSENKNVHIQAQKIIDMISKAEG from the coding sequence ATGGTGGATTATGACCTGCTTGCGCTGGGCGGACTATACCCAAAGGGACACGAGGAAGAGGTCTTAAGAAAGACCGTATATGGATTGCAGTTTGCCTCTAACGCGCATCTTTGGAACATTATAAACGGTCTTGACAGCGTTTTGGACAGGCCTGTTAGTATCCTGAATATGCTGCCTGTCGGCTCGTATCCAAAGCGCTATCGCGATATGTATATTAAGGAATACGCGTTTTCTCATGCGGAGGGAGCGAGGGATTTAAACGCGGGTTATTTGAATATCACAGTGGTAAAAAAGCTGTCGAGGATGCTTGCAGTTCGAAAGCATATAAAAAGATGGCTCAAAAAAGATGACGGAAAAAAAAAGGTGCTTATAATCTATGCTGTTGTAAGCGAATATCTGGCGGCTGCAAAAATGATAAAAAAACTGCATCATAAGGTGCATGTGTGCCTTATAGTGCCAGATCTTCCGGCTTTCACAGACGTCGACAAGAGCCAGGGCGTTATTCTAAACAAAATGGCGGAATATAAAACAAATAACGCTTTTCGTAAAATCAAATATATAGACAGCTTTGTTCTTCTGACAGAAAGTATGCACGATTATTTTGGCATAACTAAGCCATATATTGTAATAGAAGGCATTACCGACGGAGCTTTAAGAAATGTTCACGAGATAGAATCTGATGAATTAAAAACTATTGTATATACGGGAACGCTTGCAAAAAAGTTTGGGATAATGGAGCTTTTGAATGCTTTTTCGAAGCTTGATGGAGAGAAGTTCAGGCTTGCCATATGCGGAGACGGAGAGGCAAGACAGGACATTTTGCGTTATGCTGAAAGCGATGACAGGATTCGTTTTCTTGGGGCAGTTTCAAGGGAAGAGGCGCTTAAAGTGCAGCGGGAGGCGACACTTCTTGTAAACCCGCGAAGGGGAGACGAAGATTTCACAAAATACTCTTTTCCTTCAAAGCTTATCGAGTATATGGCGGCGGCAAGACCTGTTATCTGCTTTAAATTGCCGGGTATACCGGCGGAATATGATGATTATCTGTGTTATTTCGAAGGGGAAACGCCGGATAAAATGGCTGAAAGTATGAAGCGGATATTAAATAAGAGCAGAAGCGAGCTTGACGATATAGGTAAGAAAAATTATAAGTTCGTTTCGGAAAATAAAAACGTACATATTCAGGCACAAAAAATAATTGATATGATTTCAAAGGCGGAGGGATGA
- a CDS encoding O-antigen ligase family protein, protein MMTSSAKTLTSVSSRQKLQKQDIPLCAAVGLMFLLALLPSFNVYITFVLAPIILWLLFTSDDYYALLPIFLFFSEQLILTVNNPIFRIYSYLFFAKFIISKKKVDINPILLPTVLVIVLYSAFALMHADTSIIIKNYLLKNLKPPSNFMINFRLVFKTMVDMTFIMLMAQILKANRKLSDRFFIVWVLAAVASGIYGFTAHNIFDYNMGFSSNTGAEISVVRYNGSFNDPNYMCLFMTSAIFAVVTLDVFKKRYLKYSLLAILYFFVLASGSLTAIIVNILAWAVYIILKYKKASILILLVAAVAGLGTFFTVTHAPVLKNLSVVQNLEERVNRQFKSGIENSSADTLTSNRSKQWEYYINYYKKENIYKKLFGGNIVTSMSLDPVFVKENNAGVPHQAYLGFLIDFGAVGLILVVGCFILKNVVYILHYIRSKSDYMLMLLMINFLWAVYAMTLDYFANWKLMFCYFL, encoded by the coding sequence GTGATGACGAGCAGTGCGAAAACGCTTACTAGCGTATCGTCACGCCAAAAGCTTCAAAAACAGGATATTCCGCTTTGCGCAGCGGTTGGGCTGATGTTCCTGCTTGCTTTGCTGCCATCATTTAATGTTTACATAACTTTTGTATTAGCACCGATAATATTATGGCTCCTATTTACCAGTGATGACTATTATGCTCTGCTGCCGATATTCCTTTTTTTCTCGGAGCAGCTTATACTTACTGTAAACAATCCAATATTCAGGATATATTCATACCTCTTTTTTGCAAAATTTATTATATCAAAAAAGAAAGTTGACATAAATCCAATATTGCTCCCAACGGTGCTTGTAATAGTCCTCTATTCCGCATTTGCGCTTATGCACGCGGATACTTCTATAATAATAAAAAACTATCTTTTAAAAAATCTCAAGCCGCCCTCTAACTTTATGATAAATTTCAGGCTTGTTTTTAAAACAATGGTAGACATGACGTTTATCATGCTTATGGCTCAGATTTTAAAGGCAAACAGGAAGCTTTCAGACAGATTTTTTATCGTTTGGGTGCTTGCGGCGGTGGCATCTGGAATTTACGGATTTACCGCACATAATATATTCGATTACAACATGGGATTCAGCTCGAATACCGGTGCTGAAATTTCGGTTGTTCGATATAACGGCAGTTTCAACGATCCTAATTACATGTGCTTATTTATGACGAGCGCAATATTCGCGGTCGTGACGCTGGATGTTTTTAAGAAACGATATTTGAAGTATTCTTTGTTAGCTATACTTTACTTTTTCGTCTTGGCCTCGGGAAGTCTGACTGCTATTATCGTAAACATACTTGCCTGGGCGGTTTATATAATTTTGAAATATAAGAAAGCATCGATATTAATTCTGCTTGTTGCCGCTGTTGCGGGGCTTGGCACCTTTTTTACTGTTACGCATGCGCCAGTTTTGAAAAATCTTTCAGTTGTTCAAAACCTTGAAGAGCGTGTCAACCGTCAGTTCAAATCCGGAATAGAAAATTCAAGCGCGGATACGCTCACGAGCAACCGTTCAAAGCAATGGGAGTATTATATTAATTATTATAAAAAAGAAAACATTTACAAAAAGCTGTTCGGAGGGAATATTGTCACTTCAATGTCTCTAGATCCGGTTTTTGTTAAAGAAAACAATGCGGGCGTGCCCCATCAAGCATATCTAGGATTTCTCATTGATTTTGGGGCTGTTGGCCTCATTTTGGTTGTTGGATGCTTTATTTTGAAAAATGTAGTCTATATTTTGCATTACATACGAAGCAAGAGTGATTACATGCTGATGCTGCTAATGATAAACTTTCTTTGGGCTGTTTATGCAATGACACTTGATTATTTCGCAAACTGGAAGCTTATGTTCTGCTACTTTCTGTAA
- the fusA gene encoding elongation factor G encodes MKQYPVKDIRNVALLAHGGDGKTTLAEAMLYISKGTDRFGKISEGNTVGDYDSEEIKRQISISTTVIPVEWKSTKINLLDTPGYFDFVGEVVSATRVADGALILVTGKSGVQVGTEKSWKFCIDAGIPRAFFISKIDEENSDFYNVIEQLKERFGASVCPIEIPMFENDKVSGYVNLIELKARKYEKGTAVEVPVPESLNKKIEALRGMINEAVAETSEENLDKFFSGEQFTPEEIISALKMGVSAGSITPVLCGSAFDMSGIDDVLDMVKNFFPSPLEGREEKAKAANGEEIVIKPEENAPLAALVFKTIADPFVGKMSYFKVLSGVMKADSTVQNANSGAPEKVGKLYFTRGKKQIETAAVGTGDIGAVTKLAGTNTGDTLCTPSRPVTFEGIDFPAPCFSQTVTTKTKGDDEKISLGLQRLMEEDRTFKFRIDKETKQQLISGMGDVHLDVLVSKLKNKFGTVVELKTPRVPYRETIKKKVKVEGKHKKQSGGHGQYGHVWIEFEPGESEGLTFTESVFGGAVPRNFFPAVEKGLQECISKGVLAGYPVVHLKATLVDGSYHPVDSSEMAFKVAASLAYKTGLTQASPILLEPIGNLKVFIPESYMGDIIGDINKRRGRILGMNPSGDGMQTVEAEVPSAEMNSYAIDLRSMTGGRGSFSFKFERYEEAPANVAQKVIEDTKARAAAENNEEK; translated from the coding sequence ATGAAGCAGTATCCTGTTAAGGACATTAGGAATGTTGCACTCCTTGCGCACGGGGGTGACGGAAAGACTACGCTTGCTGAGGCTATGCTCTATATTTCAAAGGGCACAGACCGTTTCGGCAAGATTTCCGAGGGAAATACTGTCGGCGATTATGATTCCGAGGAAATCAAACGTCAAATCTCCATTTCCACAACCGTCATCCCGGTTGAGTGGAAAAGCACGAAGATCAATTTGCTAGATACACCTGGTTATTTCGATTTTGTCGGCGAGGTGGTCAGCGCCACCCGTGTTGCAGACGGTGCTCTGATCCTTGTCACAGGCAAGTCCGGCGTTCAGGTCGGCACCGAGAAATCGTGGAAATTCTGCATCGATGCAGGCATTCCACGAGCATTTTTTATCTCAAAGATCGACGAGGAAAATTCTGATTTTTACAATGTCATTGAACAGTTGAAAGAGCGTTTCGGCGCTTCTGTTTGTCCTATTGAAATTCCTATGTTTGAAAATGACAAAGTAAGCGGTTATGTGAATTTGATTGAACTTAAGGCAAGAAAATATGAAAAAGGGACAGCGGTCGAGGTGCCTGTTCCCGAATCATTAAATAAAAAGATTGAGGCTCTGCGCGGTATGATAAATGAAGCCGTTGCCGAAACCAGTGAAGAGAATCTCGATAAGTTCTTTTCCGGCGAACAGTTTACGCCTGAGGAGATCATTTCGGCTCTCAAAATGGGCGTTTCGGCGGGCAGCATAACGCCGGTACTGTGCGGTTCAGCCTTCGATATGTCTGGGATAGATGATGTCCTTGATATGGTCAAAAACTTCTTCCCGTCGCCGCTTGAGGGGCGCGAGGAAAAGGCAAAGGCGGCAAACGGTGAAGAGATAGTTATAAAACCGGAAGAAAACGCCCCTCTTGCGGCACTAGTGTTTAAAACGATTGCCGACCCGTTCGTCGGGAAGATGTCATATTTCAAAGTCCTGTCGGGTGTAATGAAAGCCGACTCTACAGTGCAGAACGCAAACTCCGGCGCGCCTGAAAAAGTGGGCAAGCTCTATTTCACAAGAGGGAAGAAACAGATTGAAACCGCCGCCGTCGGTACAGGCGATATCGGCGCCGTCACAAAGCTTGCGGGGACGAACACTGGCGATACGCTATGCACTCCGTCACGCCCGGTCACTTTCGAAGGAATAGATTTTCCCGCCCCATGTTTTTCGCAGACAGTTACAACAAAGACAAAAGGTGACGACGAAAAGATATCCTTAGGGCTGCAGCGCCTGATGGAAGAGGACAGGACTTTCAAATTTAGGATTGACAAGGAAACAAAACAGCAGCTTATTTCAGGTATGGGCGACGTTCATCTTGACGTACTGGTTTCAAAGCTGAAAAATAAATTCGGAACGGTGGTTGAACTTAAGACGCCGAGAGTTCCATACAGGGAGACTATCAAAAAGAAAGTCAAGGTGGAAGGCAAACATAAAAAACAGTCGGGCGGCCACGGTCAGTACGGACACGTATGGATAGAGTTTGAACCGGGCGAGAGCGAGGGGCTTACTTTTACCGAAAGCGTATTCGGCGGCGCTGTGCCGAGAAACTTCTTCCCCGCTGTAGAGAAGGGACTGCAGGAGTGCATAAGCAAAGGTGTGCTTGCGGGATACCCTGTTGTACATTTGAAAGCTACGTTGGTAGACGGCTCTTACCATCCGGTCGATTCCTCAGAAATGGCGTTTAAAGTTGCGGCCTCTCTTGCCTATAAAACAGGGCTGACACAGGCATCACCTATACTACTTGAGCCGATCGGCAACCTTAAGGTCTTCATTCCGGAATCCTACATGGGTGACATAATCGGTGATATAAACAAACGCCGTGGCAGGATTCTAGGCATGAATCCGTCCGGCGATGGGATGCAGACGGTAGAAGCCGAGGTGCCTTCGGCAGAAATGAACAGCTATGCGATAGATCTTCGATCTATGACCGGAGGCAGAGGCTCATTTTCATTCAAGTTTGAAAGGTATGAGGAAGCTCCGGCAAATGTTGCACAAAAAGTTATAGAGGACACAAAGGCAAGGGCAGCTGCCGAGAACAACGAAGAGAAGTAA
- a CDS encoding glycosyltransferase — protein sequence MKKKILIASYPLEAGGTTTSLLSLLNEIDYERYDVDLLLLKKKGEFLDRVPKEVNILEQALPVLPKIIDKLYKLLVFLIKGVFFKYVYYSVKNDNHHLIKFQILSTQGWGAVSRKLNMHYDTAIGFMEGWPDFYIAKKVNADKKFAWVHVEYAKSGLDPRIDRGVFEKADSIVLVSPFCKSSFDICFPEFASKSVIMENIISPNVIRKLADEPVDFDTDPAALTLITVARLRNEHKGLDRAVNALANLRRIGYNVKWYIIGEGEDRQALEDAAANSGIEDYFILLGGRKNPYPYIKKADAFVLPSRYEGKPMAVTEAQILGIPVIATAYGSAHEQIEDNVNGLVVENNDGAIYDAIKKVLDKKVDLAVFAENLKKGNFDNKDAVLKFYRLIDE from the coding sequence ATGAAAAAGAAGATTCTGATTGCAAGCTATCCGCTTGAAGCGGGTGGAACAACAACGAGCCTTTTGTCACTTTTAAATGAAATAGATTATGAACGATATGACGTCGACCTGCTTCTGCTTAAGAAAAAGGGTGAATTTCTCGACCGAGTGCCAAAGGAAGTCAACATTCTTGAACAGGCGCTTCCAGTCTTGCCGAAAATAATTGATAAACTATACAAATTGTTGGTGTTTCTGATAAAGGGCGTTTTCTTTAAATATGTTTACTACAGTGTAAAAAATGATAACCATCATCTCATCAAATTTCAGATTTTATCCACACAGGGATGGGGCGCGGTTTCTCGAAAACTTAATATGCATTATGACACCGCAATAGGATTTATGGAGGGCTGGCCCGATTTTTATATTGCGAAAAAGGTGAATGCTGACAAAAAGTTCGCATGGGTGCACGTCGAATATGCAAAATCAGGGCTTGATCCGCGCATCGATAGAGGTGTGTTTGAAAAAGCGGACAGTATAGTACTTGTTTCACCATTCTGTAAAAGCAGTTTTGACATTTGCTTCCCTGAGTTTGCCAGTAAATCAGTGATTATGGAAAATATCATATCTCCTAATGTTATCCGGAAATTGGCAGATGAACCGGTTGATTTTGATACTGACCCCGCGGCTCTTACTCTCATAACCGTTGCACGGCTTCGCAATGAACATAAAGGGCTTGACCGCGCTGTAAATGCACTTGCAAATCTGCGGAGAATTGGTTACAATGTAAAATGGTATATCATTGGAGAGGGAGAGGACAGACAAGCGCTTGAGGATGCTGCAGCAAATAGCGGCATAGAGGATTATTTTATCCTTTTGGGCGGACGAAAAAACCCTTATCCATACATTAAAAAAGCAGATGCATTTGTTTTGCCATCGAGATATGAGGGAAAGCCTATGGCTGTCACAGAGGCACAGATTTTGGGTATTCCCGTTATTGCCACAGCGTATGGCTCGGCACATGAGCAGATCGAGGACAATGTTAACGGGCTTGTTGTCGAAAATAACGACGGCGCGATTTATGACGCTATAAAAAAGGTGCTTGATAAAAAAGTCGATTTGGCGGTATTTGCAGAAAATCTTAAAAAGGGAAACTTTGATAACAAAGATGCTGTTTTAAAATTTTACAGACTTATCGACGAATAA